Proteins encoded together in one bacterium window:
- a CDS encoding T9SS type A sorting domain-containing protein translates to MYLVLSLIFGLSEVNQSFPSFQQRMLLHKEEQYSNRLLVSGDYWDGGHDFDVLDYDIKMTVDIPNDSVWAAVIIKLKTLSDALDTLRLNFHWCFMIDSVKEGARSLSWKPVSMGNFKIALGRDVNENETLLVAVYYHGRPNTSQGGLYVVSEDSPSSVTYTNCEPMGARNWIPCYDLPSDKATFTQRITVPSGNQVVANGVLESSQTSGPWWTYTWREQNPQATYLIAFAASRNFLTRDTFADVNGTHVPMRTWVLAVNDMRDKFNVTPGIVEYFSEIFPPYPFSDQKYDQVHAPIGGAMENTTCTFINTYAGWGEIWDWVIAHELSHDWWGDWLTCATWADIWLNEGFATYCEVLWWEELYGDYGGEEYARYVMNTYLQYGTSHPVYDPDELFGVNSYEKGGSVLHMLRWVLGDSLFFAGLNKYALDNADESVITDDFQNVMEEVSKKDLDWFFDEWIYGSGHPYYRIGWRPAKGSGGKYNVEFAIAQTQDQKMHFFPFVMPLEVAVYSAGHEYIFPFTDSIGYQKFTVEVPSKPDSFRLDPHSKALFQSTQYDDIDSVPYIPTHISENHQGNIPVSLDADGMFSGLLCVSFSQPREASVSLSLFDAAGRKVRPLYSGSSKTYKRFFPLSDLPNGVYFIRLENSQGESVTTKTIKVR, encoded by the coding sequence ATGTATTTGGTACTTTCTTTGATATTTGGTCTTTCTGAAGTCAATCAGTCGTTTCCAAGCTTCCAGCAGCGCATGCTGCTTCACAAAGAGGAGCAGTATTCGAATCGCCTGTTGGTGTCTGGCGACTACTGGGATGGGGGTCATGACTTTGACGTACTTGACTACGACATCAAGATGACGGTCGATATACCTAATGATTCGGTATGGGCGGCTGTCATCATCAAGTTGAAGACGCTCTCGGATGCGCTTGACACCCTGCGGTTGAACTTTCACTGGTGCTTCATGATAGATTCAGTAAAGGAAGGAGCAAGGTCGCTTTCTTGGAAGCCTGTATCTATGGGAAACTTCAAGATAGCTTTAGGCCGTGATGTCAATGAAAACGAGACTCTCTTAGTGGCTGTATACTACCATGGCAGACCAAATACAAGTCAAGGAGGGCTATACGTTGTCTCTGAAGATTCTCCGTCATCGGTTACTTATACTAATTGCGAGCCCATGGGTGCGCGCAACTGGATACCGTGCTATGACTTGCCTTCGGACAAGGCGACGTTCACGCAGCGCATAACGGTTCCATCGGGCAACCAGGTTGTCGCCAACGGAGTTCTTGAATCCTCGCAGACTTCAGGTCCCTGGTGGACATATACGTGGCGTGAGCAAAATCCTCAGGCAACCTATCTTATAGCGTTTGCCGCGAGCAGGAATTTTCTCACAAGAGATACTTTTGCCGACGTCAACGGAACCCATGTCCCCATGAGAACGTGGGTGCTCGCCGTAAATGACATGCGGGACAAGTTCAATGTTACGCCGGGTATAGTCGAATACTTCTCGGAGATTTTTCCTCCCTATCCCTTTTCGGACCAGAAGTACGACCAGGTCCACGCGCCGATAGGCGGCGCCATGGAGAACACTACCTGTACGTTCATTAATACATATGCAGGCTGGGGTGAAATCTGGGATTGGGTAATTGCCCACGAACTATCGCATGACTGGTGGGGCGACTGGCTGACGTGCGCAACATGGGCCGATATATGGCTTAACGAAGGATTCGCGACTTACTGTGAAGTCCTCTGGTGGGAAGAGCTTTATGGTGATTATGGGGGGGAAGAGTACGCTCGCTATGTCATGAACACCTACCTGCAGTATGGAACCTCTCATCCAGTATACGATCCAGACGAGCTTTTTGGAGTGAACTCATACGAAAAGGGCGGAAGCGTTTTACACATGCTGCGCTGGGTTCTTGGAGACTCCCTGTTTTTTGCAGGTCTAAACAAGTATGCCCTGGATAATGCCGATGAGAGTGTTATAACCGATGATTTTCAGAACGTAATGGAAGAAGTCTCGAAAAAGGATCTAGACTGGTTCTTTGACGAGTGGATTTACGGTTCAGGACATCCCTACTATAGAATAGGCTGGAGACCCGCAAAAGGGTCCGGCGGAAAGTACAATGTGGAGTTTGCAATAGCCCAGACCCAGGATCAGAAGATGCATTTTTTCCCCTTCGTAATGCCGCTAGAGGTCGCCGTCTACTCGGCAGGGCATGAGTACATCTTTCCATTTACTGACAGCATAGGTTATCAGAAGTTCACGGTCGAGGTTCCTTCAAAACCCGATTCCTTCAGGCTTGATCCTCACTCCAAGGCCCTTTTTCAGTCCACTCAGTACGACGATATAGACTCCGTTCCGTACATACCCACCCATATTTCCGAAAATCATCAAGGAAACATACCGGTTTCCCTTGACGCGGACGGTATGTTCTCAGGTCTGCTTTGCGTGAGTTTTTCGCAGCCTCGTGAGGCATCCGTATCCCTCAGCCTTTTTGACGCGGCTGGCAGGAAAGTCAGGCCGCTTTACAGCGGCAGTTCGAAAACATATAAAAGGTTTTTTCCCTTATCGGACCTTCCGAACGGAGTGTATTTCATAAGGCTTGAGAACTCCCAAGGAGAATCGGTCACGACCAAGACCATAAAGGTGAGATAG